A region from the Ciconia boyciana chromosome 1, ASM3463844v1, whole genome shotgun sequence genome encodes:
- the MLF2 gene encoding myeloid leukemia factor 2 isoform X1: protein MIGPWKQQRPPRTEGSMFRLMRDGEPEDPMFAMDPFAIHRQHMNRMLSGSFGFGPLLGITDGTTPGARQAGRRMQAGAVSPFGMLGMAGGFIDMFGMMNDMIGNMEHMTSGANCQTFTSSTVISYSNLGDGPKVYQETSEMRSAPGGIRETRRTVRDSDSGLEQMSIGHHIRERAHIMQRSRNHRTGDQEERQDYINMDESDAAAFDDEWRRETSRFRPQRGLDYRRHEGSSGRRAEGTRLAIQGPEDSPSRQSRRYDW, encoded by the exons ATGATTGGTCCCTGGAAGCAGCAG AGGCCGCCCCGGACCGAGGGAAGCATGTTCCGGCTGATGAGGGATGGTGAGCCGGAGGACCCCATGTTTGCTAT GGACCCTTTTGCCATCCACCGGCAGCACATGAACCGCATGCTTTCTGGAAGTTTTGGGTTTGGCCCGCTGCTTGGCATCACTGATGGGACCACACCTGGGGCTCGCCAGGCTGGCCGTAGGATGCAG gcaggagctgtttCACCCTTTGGGATGCTTGGCATG GCAGGTGGCTTTATAGATATGTTTGGGATGATGAACGACATGATTGGAAACATG GAGCATATGACAAGTGGTGCTAACTGCCAGACATTTACCTCCTCAACTGTCATCTCCTATTCCAACCTGGGTGATGGGCCCAAAGTCTATCAAGAGACCTCAGAGATGCGTTCAGCACCTGGCGGG ATCCGTGAGACTAGACGGACCGTAAGGGACTCAGACAGTGGCTTGGAACAAATGTCAATTGGACACCACATCAGGGAGCGGGCCCACATCATGCAGAGGTCGCGGAACCATCGCACGGGTGAccaggaggagaggcaggactACATCAACATGGATGAAA GTGATGCAGCCGCATTTGATGATGAGTGGAGGCGAGAGACATCCCGTTTCCGGCCACAGCGGGGGCTGGATTACCGACGTCATGAAGGCAGCAGTGGCCGCCGAGCTGAAGGGACTCGTCTTGCGATCCAGGGCCCTGAGGATTCTCCCTCCAGACAGTCCCGTCGGTATGACTGGTGA
- the MLF2 gene encoding myeloid leukemia factor 2 isoform X3, which yields MNRMLSGSFGFGPLLGITDGTTPGARQAGRRMQAGAVSPFGMLGMAGGFIDMFGMMNDMIGNMEHMTSGANCQTFTSSTVISYSNLGDGPKVYQETSEMRSAPGGIRETRRTVRDSDSGLEQMSIGHHIRERAHIMQRSRNHRTGDQEERQDYINMDESDAAAFDDEWRRETSRFRPQRGLDYRRHEGSSGRRAEGTRLAIQGPEDSPSRQSRRYDW from the exons ATGAACCGCATGCTTTCTGGAAGTTTTGGGTTTGGCCCGCTGCTTGGCATCACTGATGGGACCACACCTGGGGCTCGCCAGGCTGGCCGTAGGATGCAG gcaggagctgtttCACCCTTTGGGATGCTTGGCATG GCAGGTGGCTTTATAGATATGTTTGGGATGATGAACGACATGATTGGAAACATG GAGCATATGACAAGTGGTGCTAACTGCCAGACATTTACCTCCTCAACTGTCATCTCCTATTCCAACCTGGGTGATGGGCCCAAAGTCTATCAAGAGACCTCAGAGATGCGTTCAGCACCTGGCGGG ATCCGTGAGACTAGACGGACCGTAAGGGACTCAGACAGTGGCTTGGAACAAATGTCAATTGGACACCACATCAGGGAGCGGGCCCACATCATGCAGAGGTCGCGGAACCATCGCACGGGTGAccaggaggagaggcaggactACATCAACATGGATGAAA GTGATGCAGCCGCATTTGATGATGAGTGGAGGCGAGAGACATCCCGTTTCCGGCCACAGCGGGGGCTGGATTACCGACGTCATGAAGGCAGCAGTGGCCGCCGAGCTGAAGGGACTCGTCTTGCGATCCAGGGCCCTGAGGATTCTCCCTCCAGACAGTCCCGTCGGTATGACTGGTGA
- the MLF2 gene encoding myeloid leukemia factor 2 isoform X2, giving the protein MFRLMRDGEPEDPMFAMDPFAIHRQHMNRMLSGSFGFGPLLGITDGTTPGARQAGRRMQAGAVSPFGMLGMAGGFIDMFGMMNDMIGNMEHMTSGANCQTFTSSTVISYSNLGDGPKVYQETSEMRSAPGGIRETRRTVRDSDSGLEQMSIGHHIRERAHIMQRSRNHRTGDQEERQDYINMDESDAAAFDDEWRRETSRFRPQRGLDYRRHEGSSGRRAEGTRLAIQGPEDSPSRQSRRYDW; this is encoded by the exons ATGTTCCGGCTGATGAGGGATGGTGAGCCGGAGGACCCCATGTTTGCTAT GGACCCTTTTGCCATCCACCGGCAGCACATGAACCGCATGCTTTCTGGAAGTTTTGGGTTTGGCCCGCTGCTTGGCATCACTGATGGGACCACACCTGGGGCTCGCCAGGCTGGCCGTAGGATGCAG gcaggagctgtttCACCCTTTGGGATGCTTGGCATG GCAGGTGGCTTTATAGATATGTTTGGGATGATGAACGACATGATTGGAAACATG GAGCATATGACAAGTGGTGCTAACTGCCAGACATTTACCTCCTCAACTGTCATCTCCTATTCCAACCTGGGTGATGGGCCCAAAGTCTATCAAGAGACCTCAGAGATGCGTTCAGCACCTGGCGGG ATCCGTGAGACTAGACGGACCGTAAGGGACTCAGACAGTGGCTTGGAACAAATGTCAATTGGACACCACATCAGGGAGCGGGCCCACATCATGCAGAGGTCGCGGAACCATCGCACGGGTGAccaggaggagaggcaggactACATCAACATGGATGAAA GTGATGCAGCCGCATTTGATGATGAGTGGAGGCGAGAGACATCCCGTTTCCGGCCACAGCGGGGGCTGGATTACCGACGTCATGAAGGCAGCAGTGGCCGCCGAGCTGAAGGGACTCGTCTTGCGATCCAGGGCCCTGAGGATTCTCCCTCCAGACAGTCCCGTCGGTATGACTGGTGA